The stretch of DNA aaagtgttcttaaaatgaacatgtgctgagtcatcatccgagactgctagaacatgaactATACGGCAGAACGcgggtaaaacagcaggagatgtgccgttctcccccaaggagttcagtctcaaatttaatgaactttttttttttttttttaaatgagtgtcatcagcatggaagcatgtcttctggaatggtggctgaaccctgaaggggcatataaatatctggcatctaaataccttgcaacactagCTACAAGAGTctcatgcaaacacctgttctcactttcaggtgacaatgtaaacaagaagcgggctgcattgtttacatttgcaggagataaacttgtttgagcaattggctgaacaagaagtaggactgagtggacttgtaggctctaaagtttgacatgtttatttttgaatgcgctttttgtacataattctacattggaagttcaactttcatgatacagattacactacagtacttgtatgaggtgaattgaaaaatactttcttttgtttatcattttttacCATGTGAATGTTTGTAATTAAAGTGAGCAGTGTATTctccggtgttgcaagatatttatgtgccagatgcactaaagattcatatgttccttcgtGCTTCGAGGGTGGGTAACGGTGGTATTCAATCCAtggtaatagaaatcaatatatttgaaaatgtagaaaaacatccaaatatatttaatttcagttggtattctatggTTTAAtggtgtgattaatcacaatttaaaaaatggtgATTAGTTTTTCTGGGTTAATGGTAAGAGCTAACTGTGATGACATTTGTACCAGTCAGGGGGGGTGTATAACCAAGAACAGGCCCTGCCTCACGCCTGCCGCTGGGGCACAGGCATGCTGCTCTGGGGTGGAGAGGAAGTGTTTGCATGTTTGGGGTGGGCACCCTGCCAGCCAAAGGCAACAAGCACTGGCTCGAGGCATCTGCACCAGGCAGGGATCCACCTGTGCTTTGACAAAGAGAAGGCTTGGGCCTGTGGAgtgcgggctggggctgggccctgTCCTCAGCCCCGGCCTGAAGCCTGGTGGGGTGCATAGGAGGAGCCTGTTTAACAGAGCTTATGGGgtcactgggctggggcttggggaggCCAGCAGTGCAGTGATGGGGGATGGAAAACAAGGGGCagtggggtgcgggtgggggggtggctggTCATGGCAGCCCTGGGTCTTCGAGGAGCTTCCCCCTCAAGTCAGAATTaggcccccttctccccccagcttgGTTTCTTTCTGAACTGAGATCCCCAACTCCACTGCAGGGGGGTGCTCTCCAGGCCCAGCTGCTTCCCCCCCAATCCTCACTCTGTCCCACCCCTTCCTTGTGCTGTCAGTGGGGGTGGCGCAGGCCAGCGGGCCCCAACCTCGTCCATGCCCAGGGCTGTTACATTGTCTGGCTCTGGCATGGCTGTTTGTCTGTCTGCCTCGggaaaataaatgtgttcatgCCCGGCTGGGCGCTGTGGTCCttgggctcggggggggggggctgcagcctggggccaggCATGGCAGTGATACCTCAGAGTGGGGTGCAGCTCCCCTGCACCCTAGGGTGGGAGAGCAAGGAGGAGGCCCTGGggtgctgtgggtgggggggcagtcagagccAGGCTGCGGGGGAGCTGGTGCTCCAGGGCAAAAGATGTTTTGGGTGGCACACAGCTGAGTGGCCCTCGTGATGGGTCTCCCTGGGCCTAGCAAACCCAgaaaggccccccccccccccgagacacagccctgccctgcccccagagactgcccccccccaaaagcacagcctcaccctgcccccagaGACCCCACCCCCAGAGAGACACAGCCCTgtgcccagaccccccacccctcccccagcccatagGGGCTCCTGGTTTTACAGGCGCCTGGTCTGGGGCAGCTCAGCATGTGTGGGGCTACTGGATGGGGctggccatgggggggggggggtgagcaagcccggggggggggtgagcaAGCCCAGTGGGTGGGGCAGCATCCAagactattccccccccccactagtgcccacccccttccctggcagGTCAGTGCCTTGGCAGCCctggtttgggggcgggggggggggttaggagcCTGCCTCCTGCTGGGTGCCAGCAACTGGGGGGGGCTTGTGTGCAGCCAGGGCCCCCATGTGTCTGGGAGCTCCCGGGGATGGATTATGCACTAGCCTGGCCAGCTGAGGGTTCAAGCCCTGTGTGTGCTGGGTCCAGGTGACAGAAGAGCCATGGGGCCCCGGGCAACTGTCCCCCACCAGCTTCAGGGCAGCAGGGGATGCCCCAGTACCAGACTCCCCACCATGGCCCCAGGCCTGGAGACGCTTGCTCCCTGCTGCGCCCTGGGGCAAACGGCTTGTGTGGCAATTGGAATGGGGGCTTGGGCTTGTGGGGGGGGGATCACAAGCCAGGCCTCAGGGCACCCTGGCTTGGGCCATACTGCAGGGCCTTTCCTTCAGCTCTCCAGGCAGTGGCAGGGcttgtcctcccccccccacaacccccatgGCCCATTGCAGGTTACGGCCCATGGGGACGCCCCTGCCCCAAGGCGTTTGGCCCCTgtcccctgggggtggggcacaggctACCCCTAGCCCGGAccgctggccctgctcctggGAAGAATCGCTCCAGCACTGCCGGGGGGCCTGTGAGGATGTTTATTTCTTTCTTTGGCACAAACAGACCCACAgcaacagccccctccccccgcagtggTCAGCCCCCCCCCTTTGGCATGCACCGAGAGGGCCAGCTGGGGGCTGCCTCCTTAGGGTCAGGGCTGGTCCATGGGGCAGCCTCACCCCGGAGCCGCTCCCTAGGGTCTGGCCTAGCGGGGGCTCAGCCAAGGGGGACCCatgggcacagcagggctaaggccaCCTGTCCCCCCTCATGCTGCAGCAGCCCTGGCGCGATGCTCCTCCGGGCCCGCTGGGTGGGAGGCTCCTCCCTGGCCTTGGCCCAGGCCCTCGCTCAGCCAGAGCCAGGGCTGCCCCCCGGCCTGGCTCTGCATCGTGCGCTGGCAAAGCACGTCCTGCTCCCGCTGAGTTGGTTCGTCCTGGGCTAGCCCAGCTCCCCCGTGCAGCCTGGACCAAGGTGCAAAACCTGAGCTGGGAAACTAGAGCTACGTAAAAATCGCTGACGGGCTGGGGGGGTTGGCACTAGGCAGGGCAGGGCCATGCGGGGGCCTGCCTGTCGTGGGCTCCCCCggcactgctccctggcagggctccagccgctgtcCGAGGCGCTGTGCTGAGGGGCTGCCCTGGCCCGGCCCCTCACAGCTCAATGGTGTCACTCGACAGACTGCGGGAATCCACCTGCTTGCTGAGCGCCAGGAACCTCTCCCTGGCTTCGCACTCAGAGTCTCCGGCCCCTCCTGGGGTGCCGGGCCCAGGGGCCTCCTCGGGGAGCAGCGGGGCCCGGCTGGGCGTCTCCTCCCGGGGCAAGCTTCTCCAGCGAGGAGAGGCCATGCCGCCAGGGGTTCCAGCTGATCTTCAGGGAGCCCCCGGAGAAGCTGTCGAGGGAGCTGCCCGAGATGGCGCCCTCGGTGGGGGGCTCGCTGGGCAGGCCCTGGCCCGGGGGCAGGCTGGCGCTCTGGGAGGGCAGGTCGCTGAGCGAGCTGCGGCGCGGCCAGGCCTCGGCGGGCAGCCGGGGCTCGGCCAGGGGCGTCAGGGCCGAGCCGCTGCGCAGCGAGGAGCAGGAGTCCCGGCGTGCCAGGCGCCCGGAGCCCTGCAGGGCTGGCGCGCAGGAAGACGCTGTCACGCACCAGGTGCTCCTTGAAGAGGGCCTCGTCCGATGCTGCGGCTCAGGCTGATGGGCGAGGCGGGCGGAACTCCAGCGCCCCCAGCGACAGGGCCGACGCCCCTCCTCGGAGCAGGCAGGCGTGCCCCCCGTGCGTGGCGCCGGGGCAGGGGGGGGCTGAGGCCGGGCCGGCACAGCGAGGAGGGGGAGCCCCCCCGCCGAGCAGGCCCCCGCCGCCCTGGCCTCGTTGCTGTCCTTCAGCGCCCGCAGGGGCACCCTGCTCGGGGCGGGCTGCGGATCAGGCTCTCGCGGATGTCGCCGTTGGCCGCCCGCTCCTGCGTGCCGCTGGCCCAGTGGCGGCAGTCGTTGGGGTACTCGGGCGCCCCGGCCGGGGCGGTGGGGGCAGAAGTAGCGGCCGAGCTTGGCCCAGCAGGGCGTGGTCGGCGGAGCCGCGGCGCGGGCAGAAGGGGTGCGAGGCCGCGCAGCACAGGGCAAAGGCCAGCAGCAGCTCGCAGGTCCGGAACCAGGACTGCACGAACCACCAGGGCCAGGAGAACTCCCCCGGCgggcccagcacccccccccagccacagggCCCCGTAGGCCTGGAACCCGCAGCACAGCAGCCCCAGAGCGCTGCACCCCAGCAGCACCCGCGGGCAGGGGCCTAGCCCCTGGAGGGCTCCACCCTGCCCAGGCAGCTCCTGGGGGCTCCTCGCAGCCACGCGACAGCCGCTGGGCCGCGGCCGGCCGGTGGGGCCGCAGCCGCCAAGACGCAGCCAGGGCTGGCCAGCAGGAGGGAGGCGCCGAGGGCGCAGGAGAGCAGACGCAGCCCCACGCCCAGGGCGGGGCTCAGCAGGGGCGAGAGCAGGTCGGCGCCCAGCAGCCCGGCGCTCTGGAGCGCGGCCAGCGCGGCCAGCAGGGGCAGGCTCTGccgggggggcagcagcagggcgaAGGCGCCGAGCAGCAGCGGGAAGGGCGCATTGTAGAGCAGCCGCATGGCCGGGGCGGGCAGCCGGGCCCTGGCGCCGTAGGGGTCGGCGAGGAGGAAGGTGGCCGCGGAGCAGGCCGACGGCCAGCAGCAGGGCGTTGGCCCCCAGGGTGTAGGGCAGGTGGGGCGGGCCCAGGACGGGCGAGACGACGAGGCTGGCCAGGCAGGCCAGGCTGAGCAGCAGGAAGAGGGAGCCGGTGCCATAGAGGTGCAGCTCCCAGGCGAAGCCGAGCGTGTGCTGCAGGTCGGCCCAGCGCAGCAGCGTCTGGTTGCGCGGCAGGAGGCTGCAGGCCCCGCTGGCCTGGGGACAGGGCGGGCTTGGAGGCAGGCGCTAGGCCGGGCAGGCTGGGCCCAGGCTCGGGCGGAGGGGGGGGCGCTGGAGAGCTCGCTGGGTGGGTGACTCTGATCAGGCCCCGCCGGGgagtggctgggggctggggtgaggtgggcacaGGGGGCCGTGGTGCTGCCATGGCCAGGAGGTCGGGTCCCATCTGCAAACAGCAAGGAGCACATCGTCAGCGGGCCAGCGTGTGCCACCTCCCTGCAGAACGTCCCACAGCTGGGCAGCTCCCCACCCACTAGCCCTCTCCCGGCCGAGGGGCCCCTGGACCctttaccccaccccacccccagggtctctgtgtccgttctgcacagctctgccagcggGATACAGGAGCAGGCCAGGGCTCGCTGCATCCAAGCCCCCATTCCTTGCATCCACATTGCCATAGCAACTTGCATCCTGCAGCAGCTTCCAATCAGCTGGTGCCTGGGGTTCCCCATCCAGCAGCCTGAAACCCTCACCCTGTTCCCTGTGGGCCTGCCTGCTATGGCCCTTCAGCCCTCCCACTGGGGGCTGGGCACCAGCAGGAGCAGCAATGGGCATGGGGCTGCAGTGGGAGAGTACCTgagtgctggggcggggggtgcagccccctgccctggcacaGACCAGCTGCTGACCCATTTAAAGGCCCcaaaccccagcagcctgcctccATCTGTTCAAGGCCCACCATCACCTTGTTGCACCCCAGCACGGGAATGCAGATGGAGGGGCGCTGGCAGGAGTAGagaccccagggctgggctagcaggggcttgtgggtcgggagtgagggggcagTCAGCAGAGGGTGTGACACTTaggggggggcatgcagggtcaagTGCCCCCCCCAGATTGGCCTGCTGCgggcagagagggagaagggctctgtccttctctccctgccgaGTTCAGCCCCAGGTGCCCCTTGGGCCAGTCGCCAGCTGCCCATGGATGCAACAGGATgtccctgctcccagcagggcCGAGCCCTACCACCAGCAGGGATCCCAGCTCCactccccccaccagctccctgcGGGCTTTGGGCCAAGCCCTGTCTCGCATTGGGGGGAATCCTCTGGGGGCTGGACCATTCACTgtcccgtccccccacccccatcccggcCTCTGGGCATGCAGCCCAAGTGCCAGACACCCCCGCACCTGCACTGCGACCCATGCTCTGTCGCGAGGACGGGGCCTGCAGGGGCTTCagggccctgctccctggctctggccCAGGTCCCGGCGCTGCCAGCTCCGGCTCCCACTCAGCAGAGCTGGCTCCAACccagcctgtccccacccctggCTCGCATTTGCTTCCACCTGCTTCTGTTCCCAGCACCTGGCCAaggcctggtccctgcccccacagggcTCTTGCAGGCAGCCCTGATGCAGGGCACCTCCCGCCCGTGGATTTTGGGGGGCAGCAGGAAAGGGCTGCTCCCATCACAGAGATGGGAGAAATGGGTCCAGGGCCAGGCAACGCAGAGAGTGCTGGGCCAGGCCTGCACTCAGGGCCACCCCCAGGAACGGTAGGGGGCTGCAGGCCCCAGGAACGAAGGTTTGTCCCCGGGGCAGGATCAGGGTCCATGGGAAGCCCAACCAGATGGGGGGGCCGGGCGCGCAGGCGGGAGCCAGCGCTGATccccgtgggggggaggggattaggCGCCATCACTGGTCACAGCCCTGGTGGAAGACACTTCGTATGTCTCACTGAGCCCCAGCCAGATATTAGCcgctctctctgcccccctcccctctatCCCATTAGGGACCCAGCCTTGGTGCCTCTGACGGCGTCAGTGCACCCTGTAACCCTCCCAAGGCTCCATGCCAATGCTTGGCCTAACTCCTGCAAGCACGCATGGTAGCTGACACTTGCTATCGCCTGACAGGGGGTGCCACAGCACTGCCTTGCGTGCTACAGCGCTCCTGTCCTGAATGCCTTGCAGGCCTCTGACGAGCCCCTCTGCTCTGCGGTGTCTAGGCTGCCAGGGTGTGAGGATGGGAGgcaagcagggaggggggcagtgttatgacctgggaatgtgccctgggagGGTGACCGGAGATGCCAGTTGTACATCTGGTGATAGTCAGGAGGGggactggggtgtgggggtgaacTCTTGCCAGGActgtggacggaggctgcagcagggaaccctGCTGGGTGCGTTTagttcagtttggggctgggtggggaacgTCAGGGAACCCCAGGGGTACACAAGCTCCGGCTTCTAGAGCTTCCTGCTCCGACCAGATAAACCTTCTGTTTAGAGCTGGTCGCGGGTCCCCAGATTCGCAGCTCTAAACCCTTCTGTTTCGTACTGCTGGTCTGAGAGTCTTCCAGACCAACTCCCGTGACAACTGGTGCAGCGGTGGGACTCGTCACTGTCACCCTGTGGAAACGCGCTTaccttcctgcagtaagtgactggggagcagtaaaaccaGAAGGGGGATTAACGGGGACCAGCGTGCTGAAATCAAGGATAC from Eretmochelys imbricata isolate rEreImb1 chromosome 7, rEreImb1.hap1, whole genome shotgun sequence encodes:
- the PRRT3 gene encoding LOW QUALITY PROTEIN: proline-rich transmembrane protein 3 (The sequence of the model RefSeq protein was modified relative to this genomic sequence to represent the inferred CDS: inserted 2 bases in 1 codon; deleted 13 bases in 12 codons; substituted 1 base at 1 genomic stop codon) produces the protein MCSLLFADGTRPPGHGSTTAPVPTSPQPPATPRRGLIRVTHPASSPAPPPPPEPGPSLPGLAPASSPPCPQASGACSLLPRNQTLLRWADLQHTLGFAWELHLYGTGSLFLLLSLACLASLVVSPVLGPPHLPYTLGANALLLAVGLLRATFLLADPYGARARLPAPAMRLLYNAPFPLLLGAFALLLPPRQSLPLLAALAALQSAGLLGADLLSPLLSPALGVGLRLLSCALGASLLLASLAASWRLRPHRPAAAQRLSRGCEEPQELPGQGGALQGLGPCPRVLLGCSALGLLCCGFQAYGALWLGGVLGPPGEFSWPWWFVQSWFRTCELLLAFALCCAASHPFCPRRGSADHACWAKLGRYFCPHRPAGAPEYPNDCRHWASGTQERAANGDIRESLIRSPPSRVPLRALKDSNEARAAGACSAGGSPSSLCRPGLSPPLPRRHARXGHACLLRGGASALSLGALEFRPPRPSAXAAASDEALFKEHLVRDSVFLRAALQGSGRLARRDSCSSLRSGSALTPLAEPRLPAEAWPRRSSLSDLPSQSASLPPGQGLPSEPPTEGAISGSSLDSFSGGSLKISWNPWRHGLSSLESLPREETPSRAPLLPEEAPGPGTPGGAGDSECEARERFLALSKQVDSRSLSSDTIEL